The genomic region AGCAAGGAAGAAATTTCGCGTATTTTGAGCGTGTTGCCAAGTATGAAGAGCAGGCTTCTCGTGATGTTATTGTATGGGTCAGGGTTGAGAGTGAGCGAGTGTGTCCATGTCAAGGTCGAGGATTTGGAGTTGGAGCAGCGAATCGGGTGGGTTCGGGAAGGGAAAGGAAAGAAGGACCGCATGTTTATTATGAGTAAGGAGACCGTACAACTCATTAGGCGGTTCGTGCAAAAGAAAGGTATTGAGAAGGGTTTTTTGTTCCAAGGCAAGAATGGCAGAGCCATGACTGCAAGGTCCGTGCAGGCCGTGCTCAAGCGCGCCGGGGCTCGTGCGGGTTTGCTCAAGCCAGTCACACCTCACAAGCTTCGGCATAGTTTCGCAACGCATTTGCGAGAATCCGGCGTTGATTTGCGCATTATTCAAGAGCTCTTAGGGCACTCTTCGATTCAAACGACGGAAATTTATACGAAGGTTTCTTCTGAGGAGAAGCGACGGGTAGTGAGCCCTCTCGATAGTTTGAGGCTTAGCCCAAAACAAGAGGACTAAATTATTTTGTGTTTGATTAAAATTTTAATAACTATAATTTGCTGTTTTTGCTTAAATTATTTAATATTGGAACACCTATTTATTGGCTATACAATAATTAAAAAATATAATAAATATGACAAATTTTTAAGAATAGGACAAAAATTATTTTTATATAAGGCCAAATTAAA from Candidatus Woesearchaeota archaeon harbors:
- a CDS encoding integrase, translated to MNQDIRTRMQSELVLRGYSSETARAYLRYVGQFIEFLQPKQLYEASDEDVKAFLSLLVTEKNASARTLHLARAGVLFALREVLHKQVGNIVVPKIPRSLPVVLSKEEISRILSVLPSMKSRLLVMLLYGSGLRVSECVHVKVEDLELEQRIGWVREGKGKKDRMFIMSKETVQLIRRFVQKKGIEKGFLFQGKNGRAMTARSVQAVLKRAGARAGLLKPVTPHKLRHSFATHLRESGVDLRIIQELLGHSSIQTTEIYTKVSSEEKRRVVSPLDSLRLSPKQED